In Caldicellulosiruptor obsidiansis OB47, a single window of DNA contains:
- the purH gene encoding bifunctional phosphoribosylaminoimidazolecarboxamide formyltransferase/IMP cyclohydrolase — translation MNKRAIISVYNKNGIVEFAKKLKEFGYDIISTGGTMKYLTENGIEVINISDVTRFPEILDGRVKTLHPNIHAGILAIKDNKEHLETLKALDILPIDMVIVNLYPFKETIFKKNVKLEEVIENIDIGGPTMIRAAAKNFKYTTVIVDPEDYDTVAMEIEKNGEVSLETRFYLATKVFEYTSYYDSMIFNYFKHVRKDQTFSKHFTVPLELLQSLRYGENPHQKASFYKISLPFIETSNIVNCVQLHGKELSYNNILDSDSAIELLKEFDEPTCVAIKHNNPCAVASAENIFDAYKKVYESDPVSIFGGIVAFNKKVDKDTAEQLKKIFLEIVIAPEFDEDALSILCSKKDLRILKLASLERTEAFYDIKSVNGGVLVQEKDRMLLADQLQVVTERKPSEKELEDLIFAWKVVKHVKSNAIVIAKNRMTLGIGMGQTNRIWAVEHAISRSRFDLQGSVLASDAFFPFSDSVEAAGKAGISAIIQPGGSIRDKDSIEMANKFNIAMVFTGIRHFRH, via the coding sequence ATGAACAAGAGAGCAATTATAAGTGTTTACAATAAAAACGGGATAGTGGAATTTGCAAAAAAGCTAAAAGAGTTTGGATATGACATTATCTCAACGGGCGGTACTATGAAGTATTTGACCGAAAATGGGATTGAGGTTATAAACATCTCTGACGTGACCCGTTTTCCAGAAATTTTGGATGGCAGAGTAAAAACTCTTCATCCAAATATTCACGCAGGAATTCTTGCAATAAAGGATAATAAAGAACATTTAGAAACTTTAAAGGCATTGGATATTCTACCAATCGACATGGTTATAGTTAACCTTTATCCCTTTAAAGAGACTATTTTCAAAAAGAATGTTAAGCTTGAAGAGGTTATAGAGAATATAGATATAGGCGGACCTACTATGATTCGAGCGGCTGCAAAAAATTTTAAATACACAACGGTAATAGTTGACCCTGAAGATTACGATACAGTAGCAATGGAAATAGAAAAAAATGGAGAGGTTTCTCTTGAGACAAGATTTTATCTTGCTACAAAAGTTTTCGAGTATACCTCATATTATGATTCAATGATTTTTAACTATTTCAAACATGTGCGAAAAGATCAGACGTTTTCAAAACATTTTACAGTTCCATTAGAACTTTTGCAAAGCTTAAGATATGGTGAAAATCCTCATCAAAAGGCATCTTTCTATAAAATATCATTACCATTTATTGAAACTTCAAATATTGTGAACTGCGTTCAACTTCATGGCAAAGAACTTTCATATAATAATATCCTTGATAGTGACAGTGCTATAGAGCTTTTGAAAGAGTTTGATGAACCTACATGCGTTGCTATAAAGCACAACAACCCATGTGCGGTAGCATCGGCAGAGAATATCTTTGATGCTTACAAGAAGGTATATGAAAGTGACCCAGTGTCTATATTTGGTGGCATTGTTGCTTTTAATAAAAAGGTTGACAAGGACACAGCAGAGCAACTCAAAAAGATTTTTCTTGAAATTGTTATTGCCCCAGAGTTTGATGAGGATGCTCTTTCTATTCTATGTTCTAAAAAAGATTTGAGGATTTTAAAATTGGCTTCTTTGGAGAGAACTGAAGCTTTCTATGATATTAAATCTGTAAATGGTGGTGTTTTAGTACAAGAAAAGGATAGAATGCTTCTTGCAGACCAGCTTCAGGTTGTCACAGAAAGAAAACCTTCGGAAAAGGAATTGGAAGATTTAATCTTTGCTTGGAAAGTTGTAAAACATGTAAAATCGAATGCTATAGTAATAGCAAAGAATAGAATGACTCTGGGCATTGGAATGGGTCAGACAAATAGAATATGGGCTGTTGAACATGCAATTTCAAGATCGCGTTTTGATTTACAAGGATCAGTGCTTGCATCTGATGCATTTTTCCCATTTTCAGACAGTGTAGAGGCTGCAGGTAAAGCGGGAATTAGCGCTATTATACAACCAGGGGGGTCTATCCGCGACAAGGATTCTATCGAAATGGCAAATAAATTTAATATAGCTATGGTATTCACAGGCATAAGACATTTTAGGCATTAA
- the rd gene encoding rubredoxin: MEIWVCSICGYEYNPENGDPENGIEPGTKFEDLPNDWVCPICGVGKDMFEKK, from the coding sequence ATGGAGATTTGGGTATGCAGTATATGCGGATACGAATACAATCCTGAAAATGGAGACCCGGAAAACGGTATTGAGCCGGGAACAAAGTTTGAAGATTTACCTAACGATTGGGTTTGTCCTATTTGCGGTGTAGGCAAGGATATGTTTGAAAAAAAATAA
- the purM gene encoding phosphoribosylformylglycinamidine cyclo-ligase has protein sequence MTTYKDAGVNIEEGYKAVNLIKGLARETFDSNVITDIGSFGSMYLLNIGSSEYILVSGTDGVGTKLKIAFYLDKHDTVGIDCVAMCVNDILCHGATPLFFLDYIACGKLSSSKVASIVKGIVEGCKMAGCSLVGGETAEMPGFYKDNEYDLAGFAVGIVEKQKAVYGKDVTTGDVLIGLASSGVHSNGYSLVRRIFGIDDDPKVLGKVYEELGVSLGEELLRPTMIYVKPVLKVLEKVKVKGIAHITGGGFFENIPRAFPKGYSAVIERGSWEVPAIFKLIQEHGKVEEKEMFSTFNMGIGMVLIVSKEDVNLTLKILEQEGIKAWVIGTIQKGEDGVVLR, from the coding sequence ATGACCACATATAAAGATGCAGGTGTGAACATTGAAGAAGGCTACAAAGCAGTGAATTTAATTAAAGGTTTGGCGAGAGAAACTTTTGATTCAAATGTTATTACTGACATAGGTAGTTTTGGGAGTATGTATCTATTGAATATTGGAAGTTCTGAATATATCTTGGTTTCTGGTACAGATGGAGTTGGTACTAAACTGAAGATTGCATTTTATCTTGATAAGCATGATACAGTTGGAATAGACTGTGTTGCTATGTGTGTGAATGATATTTTATGTCATGGAGCAACACCTCTTTTCTTTTTAGATTATATTGCATGTGGAAAACTAAGCAGTAGCAAAGTTGCAAGTATTGTGAAAGGTATTGTGGAAGGTTGCAAAATGGCTGGCTGTTCACTTGTAGGCGGGGAGACTGCTGAGATGCCAGGATTTTACAAAGATAATGAGTACGATTTGGCAGGGTTTGCAGTTGGGATTGTAGAAAAGCAAAAAGCGGTGTATGGCAAAGATGTAACTACGGGAGATGTATTAATTGGTCTTGCTTCAAGCGGTGTTCATAGTAATGGTTATTCACTTGTAAGAAGAATTTTTGGAATAGATGATGACCCCAAAGTGCTTGGAAAGGTATATGAAGAACTTGGAGTATCACTTGGTGAAGAACTATTGAGACCAACAATGATATATGTAAAACCTGTTTTGAAAGTGCTTGAAAAGGTAAAAGTTAAAGGAATAGCTCATATAACTGGTGGAGGATTTTTTGAAAACATACCCCGAGCTTTTCCGAAAGGTTACTCTGCTGTTATTGAAAGAGGTAGCTGGGAAGTTCCTGCTATATTTAAGTTGATTCAAGAACATGGGAAAGTAGAAGAAAAGGAGATGTTTTCAACATTTAACATGGGAATAGGTATGGTTCTAATAGTTTCCAAAGAAGATGTAAATTTAACGTTGAAGATATTAGAGCAAGAAGGAATAAAGGCATGGGTGATAGGTACAATTCAAAAAGGTGAAGACGGAGTTGTCCTAAGATGA
- a CDS encoding lytic transglycosylase domain-containing protein: MKKKVVIIVLLLVFLLFFERFYFFVLKQIYPLKFSESISRYSTEIGVDPYLICAIIKSESNFNQYAVSRKGAVGLMQLSPPTAKWVAQKLKTEYLEDSLYDPDYNIRLGSWYIKYLIDYYSGDTKLAVAAYNAGMTNVNKWLSIRKRNTIEITEIPFKETNYFVKKVFKSYEMYKKLYPKAFKYKDY; the protein is encoded by the coding sequence TTGAAGAAGAAGGTTGTTATAATAGTCTTGCTACTTGTTTTTCTTTTATTCTTTGAAAGATTTTATTTTTTTGTTCTGAAGCAAATATATCCTTTGAAGTTTTCTGAAAGTATAAGTAGATATAGCACGGAAATAGGAGTAGATCCATATTTGATATGTGCAATAATAAAATCTGAAAGTAACTTTAACCAATATGCAGTTTCAAGAAAAGGTGCTGTTGGACTTATGCAGCTTTCACCTCCAACTGCAAAGTGGGTTGCTCAAAAGCTTAAAACAGAATATTTAGAAGATAGCCTCTACGACCCTGATTACAATATAAGGCTTGGTTCGTGGTATATAAAATATCTAATAGACTACTACTCTGGTGATACAAAGCTTGCAGTTGCAGCTTACAATGCAGGTATGACAAATGTAAATAAATGGCTTTCAATTAGAAAAAGAAACACCATTGAAATAACAGAAATTCCTTTTAAAGAGACAAACTATTTTGTAAAAAAGGTTTTTAAGAGTTACGAGATGTACAAAAAACTTTATCCAAAGGCATTCAAATATAAAGATTATTGA
- the purF gene encoding amidophosphoribosyltransferase: MCFKELEESFKDHCGIFGIYCPDGKLDVAKITYFGLYALQHRGQESSGIAVNDSGNIIYHKDNGLVNEVFNEVVLNHLKGYSAIGHVRYSTTGKSDRENAQPLVIKYRKGHMALAHNGNLVNAHIIREKLEQEGAIFQTTIDSEVIASLISRNRIKSENIEEAILKTMDEIKGAYSLLILTPNKLIAVRDPYGLRPLVMGKINNSICFASETCALDTIGAEYIRDVEPGEIISVTKSGIKSEKYNNNTKHLCVFEFIYFARADSYLEGISVYEIRKRLGKQLCKESYVDCDIVIGVPDSGTTAAIGFAEEAGIPFSEGFIKNRYIGRTFIKPEQTQREIAVKIKLNVLKNNVAGKRVVLIDDSIVRGTTSRKIIKMLRDAGALEVHLRISSPPVLFPCYYGIDTPDRKELIAANYSTEEIARILGADSLEYLSLNGLNEVFDGKIYQFCTACFSGDYVTEIPGNFNKYILEEGV; the protein is encoded by the coding sequence ATGTGCTTTAAAGAGTTAGAAGAGAGTTTTAAAGACCATTGCGGAATATTTGGCATATATTGTCCAGATGGTAAACTTGATGTTGCGAAGATTACTTATTTTGGACTTTACGCTCTTCAACACAGAGGTCAGGAAAGTAGCGGTATAGCTGTAAATGACTCGGGAAATATCATTTATCATAAGGACAATGGCCTTGTCAATGAAGTTTTCAACGAAGTGGTGCTAAATCATCTAAAAGGATATTCAGCAATTGGTCATGTAAGGTATTCTACTACAGGCAAAAGTGACAGAGAAAACGCTCAGCCTCTTGTCATAAAATACAGAAAAGGTCATATGGCTCTTGCGCACAATGGCAATCTTGTTAATGCACATATAATAAGAGAGAAACTTGAGCAAGAAGGAGCAATCTTTCAGACAACTATTGATTCTGAAGTTATTGCAAGTTTGATTTCACGTAACAGAATAAAGTCCGAAAATATTGAAGAAGCCATTTTAAAAACTATGGATGAAATAAAAGGAGCGTATTCTTTGCTGATTTTAACACCCAACAAACTTATTGCAGTAAGAGACCCTTATGGTCTCAGGCCTTTGGTTATGGGAAAGATAAACAACAGTATTTGTTTTGCATCAGAAACATGTGCCCTGGACACTATCGGAGCAGAATATATCCGAGATGTTGAACCAGGAGAGATAATTTCGGTAACTAAAAGTGGTATTAAGAGTGAAAAATACAATAATAACACTAAACACTTATGTGTATTTGAATTTATCTACTTTGCAAGGGCTGATTCATACTTGGAAGGAATAAGCGTTTATGAAATAAGAAAAAGGCTTGGGAAACAACTTTGCAAAGAGTCTTATGTGGACTGCGACATTGTAATTGGTGTGCCAGATTCTGGGACAACTGCTGCCATCGGTTTTGCCGAAGAAGCTGGTATTCCATTTTCAGAAGGTTTTATAAAGAATAGGTATATAGGAAGAACATTTATAAAGCCTGAACAGACCCAAAGGGAAATAGCTGTAAAAATAAAGCTCAATGTTTTAAAAAATAATGTGGCAGGCAAAAGAGTGGTTTTAATTGATGATTCTATTGTAAGGGGAACAACATCGCGAAAGATAATAAAAATGTTGAGAGATGCAGGGGCATTGGAGGTTCATCTTAGAATAAGTTCTCCGCCTGTTCTTTTCCCTTGTTACTATGGTATAGATACACCTGACAGGAAAGAACTAATCGCAGCAAATTACTCAACTGAGGAGATTGCAAGAATTTTAGGTGCTGACTCTTTAGAATACCTAAGCTTAAATGGGCTGAATGAGGTCTTTGATGGGAAAATCTATCAATTTTGTACAGCATGTTTTAGCGGAGATTATGTAACTGAGATACCAGGAAATTTTAATAAATATATTCTTGAAGAGGGTGTTTGA
- the coaE gene encoding dephospho-CoA kinase (Dephospho-CoA kinase (CoaE) performs the final step in coenzyme A biosynthesis.) encodes MRQNKVLGITGKMGSGKSTISSILAQNYGFKVIDVDKEYHVLLEENEELKKKLTDVFGKEILVSGKIDRNKLRTLVTADRSRFEILNKITHAFIFERVSYLVLEVLKGCHTVIDAALLFEIGLHKLCSVVWFVEAEEDVLVERIIKRNGWSEKEIKSFLERQKILESYKNLANRVIVNNFDIEELKSVIRKYLKEDGLI; translated from the coding sequence ATGAGACAAAATAAAGTTTTGGGAATTACAGGGAAGATGGGTTCAGGTAAGAGTACTATCAGTAGTATATTAGCACAAAATTACGGCTTTAAGGTAATTGATGTTGACAAAGAATATCATGTACTTTTGGAAGAGAACGAAGAACTCAAGAAGAAATTGACTGATGTTTTTGGGAAAGAAATATTGGTATCAGGGAAAATAGACCGAAACAAGTTGAGAACTTTAGTTACTGCCGACAGATCACGTTTTGAGATTTTAAATAAAATAACCCATGCATTTATTTTTGAAAGGGTAAGCTACTTAGTTTTAGAGGTCTTGAAAGGATGCCATACGGTTATAGATGCTGCACTTTTATTTGAGATAGGCCTCCACAAACTCTGTTCGGTTGTATGGTTTGTGGAGGCAGAAGAAGATGTATTGGTTGAGAGAATAATAAAAAGAAATGGATGGAGTGAAAAAGAGATAAAATCTTTTTTAGAAAGGCAGAAAATATTAGAGAGCTATAAGAATCTTGCTAACAGGGTTATAGTGAATAATTTTGACATTGAAGAGTTAAAAAGTGTAATAAGAAAATATCTAAAAGAGGATGGGTTGATTTGA
- the polA gene encoding DNA polymerase I has product MKLVIFDGNSILYRAFFALPELTTSSNIPTNAIYGFINVILKYLEQENPDYVAVAFDKKGRQARKSEYEEYKANRKPMPDNLQVQIPYVREILYALNIPIIEFEGYEADDVIGSLVNMFKNTDLDIVIITGDKDTLQLLDKNVVVKIVSTKFDKTTEDLYTAENVKEKYGVWANQVPDYKALVGDQSDNIPGVKGIGAKSAQKLLEEYSSLEEIYQNLNNIKGSIREKLEASKDIAFLSKRLATIVCDLPLNIKLEDLRTREWNKKRLYEILLQLEFKSIIKRLGLSEEVQVEFVQQLTNIHDVEQKKLEGISQIRSKDISLMFVPEEKCFYLYDQESNTVFVTEERHLVEEILKSESVKIVYDLKNIFHELYLENTDNIRNCEDVMIASYVLDSTRSSYELETLFISYLNTDLAAVKKDKKVTSVILLKRLWDELSSLIDLNSCQFVYTNIERPLIPILYEMEKAGFKVDRDALLQYTKEIESKILNLEKQIYQIAGEWFNINSPKQLSYILFEKLKLPVIKKTKTGYSTDAEVLEELFDKHEIVPLILDYRMYTKILTTYCQGLLQAINPSSGRVHTTFIQTGTATGRLASSDPNLQNIPVKYDEGRLIRKVFIPEEGHVLIDADYSQIELRILAHISEDERLINAFKNNVDIHSQTAAEVFGVDIDDVTPEMRSQAKAVNFGIVYGISDYGLARDIKISRKEAAEFINRYFERYPKVKEYLDNIVKFARDNGYVLTLFNRRRYVKDIKSANRNARNYAERIAMNSPIQGSAADIMKLAMIKVYQKLKENNLKSKIILQVHDELLIEAPYEEKDIVKEIVKREMENAVALKVPLVVEVKEGLNWYETK; this is encoded by the coding sequence ATGAAATTAGTTATATTTGATGGTAACAGTATTTTATACAGAGCTTTTTTTGCTCTTCCTGAACTGACAACTTCGAGTAATATTCCTACAAATGCTATTTATGGGTTTATAAATGTAATATTGAAATATTTAGAGCAAGAGAATCCTGATTATGTTGCAGTTGCATTTGATAAGAAAGGAAGACAGGCACGAAAAAGCGAATATGAAGAATACAAAGCTAACAGAAAACCTATGCCAGATAATCTTCAAGTACAAATCCCTTATGTTAGGGAGATTCTTTATGCTCTTAATATTCCAATTATTGAGTTTGAAGGTTATGAAGCGGATGATGTAATTGGCTCGCTTGTAAACATGTTCAAAAATACTGATTTAGATATTGTTATTATTACTGGTGATAAGGATACTCTTCAGTTGTTAGATAAAAACGTAGTTGTGAAGATTGTTTCAACAAAATTTGATAAAACAACAGAAGATTTATATACTGCAGAGAATGTAAAAGAAAAATATGGAGTTTGGGCAAATCAAGTACCGGATTATAAAGCGCTTGTTGGAGATCAATCAGATAACATTCCAGGGGTAAAAGGAATTGGGGCAAAGAGTGCTCAAAAACTTTTGGAGGAGTATTCCTCTTTGGAAGAGATATATCAAAATCTAAATAACATCAAAGGTTCTATACGTGAAAAATTAGAGGCTAGCAAAGACATTGCGTTTTTATCCAAGCGTTTAGCGACAATTGTATGTGATTTACCATTAAATATTAAACTTGAGGATTTAAGAACAAGAGAGTGGAACAAGAAAAGATTATATGAAATTTTACTCCAATTAGAATTCAAGAGTATAATAAAACGGTTAGGGCTGTCAGAAGAGGTTCAAGTTGAGTTTGTTCAACAGCTAACTAATATTCACGATGTAGAGCAAAAAAAGCTTGAAGGAATATCACAGATAAGATCAAAAGATATCTCATTAATGTTTGTGCCAGAAGAAAAATGTTTTTATTTATACGACCAAGAAAGTAATACTGTGTTTGTAACAGAAGAAAGACATTTAGTAGAGGAGATTTTAAAAAGTGAATCTGTAAAAATTGTATATGATTTGAAAAATATATTTCATGAACTCTACTTAGAGAACACAGATAATATCAGAAATTGTGAGGATGTAATGATTGCTTCTTATGTTCTTGACAGCACAAGAAGTTCATATGAATTGGAAACATTGTTTATATCCTACTTAAATACCGACTTAGCAGCTGTGAAAAAGGATAAAAAAGTAACATCGGTAATACTTTTGAAACGATTATGGGACGAACTTTCAAGCTTAATTGATTTAAATTCATGCCAGTTTGTGTATACAAATATAGAACGTCCTCTTATTCCTATTCTATACGAGATGGAAAAAGCAGGATTTAAGGTAGACAGAGATGCACTACTTCAGTATACTAAGGAGATTGAAAGCAAAATATTAAATCTTGAGAAGCAGATATATCAAATTGCAGGTGAGTGGTTTAATATAAATTCACCCAAACAACTTTCTTACATTTTGTTTGAGAAATTAAAACTTCCTGTAATAAAAAAGACAAAAACAGGATATTCCACTGATGCTGAGGTTTTAGAAGAGCTTTTTGACAAACATGAAATAGTTCCTCTTATTTTGGATTACAGGATGTATACCAAGATACTAACAACCTATTGTCAAGGATTACTCCAGGCAATAAATCCTTCTTCAGGCAGAGTCCATACAACATTTATCCAAACAGGCACAGCGACAGGAAGACTTGCAAGTAGTGATCCTAATTTACAAAATATACCTGTGAAATACGATGAAGGAAGATTAATAAGAAAGGTTTTTATACCTGAAGAAGGGCATGTCCTGATTGATGCGGATTATTCACAAATTGAACTGAGAATACTTGCTCATATTTCTGAAGATGAGAGACTTATAAATGCCTTCAAAAATAACGTTGACATCCATTCGCAGACAGCAGCTGAGGTTTTTGGTGTAGATATAGACGATGTTACCCCAGAGATGAGAAGTCAAGCTAAAGCAGTAAATTTTGGTATCGTTTATGGGATTTCTGATTATGGACTTGCAAGGGATATTAAGATTTCCAGGAAAGAAGCTGCAGAGTTTATAAACAGGTATTTTGAACGTTATCCTAAAGTTAAAGAGTATTTAGATAATATTGTCAAATTTGCTCGTGATAACGGATATGTTTTAACCCTATTCAACAGAAGGAGATATGTAAAGGACATAAAATCTGCAAACAGGAATGCAAGAAACTATGCCGAAAGGATTGCAATGAATTCGCCAATTCAGGGCAGCGCTGCTGATATCATGAAATTGGCAATGATTAAAGTGTATCAAAAGCTCAAGGAGAATAATCTTAAATCAAAAATAATTTTGCAGGTACACGATGAGCTTTTAATTGAAGCTCCATACGAAGAAAAGGATATAGTAAAAGAAATAGTAAAAAGAGAAATGGAAAATGCAGTAGCTTTAAAAGTGCCTCTGGTAGTTGAGGTGAAAGAAGGACTGAACTGGTATGAGACAAAATAA
- the purN gene encoding phosphoribosylglycinamide formyltransferase: MKKLAVFVSGSGSNLQAIIDQIKVGEIPATISCVISNKKDAYALERARKNNIQGIYISKKDFSSSLEYEKYLVNFLKSQKIDFVILAGFLYIFSEYFVEEFKNRIINIHPSLLPAFGGKGMYGINVHRSVLEYGMKVTGATVHFVDVVPDGGPIILQKAIYVKDDDTPETLQKRVLEEVEWKIYPLAIKLLCEDKIEVVGRKVIIKDKEILKKVGIEI; the protein is encoded by the coding sequence ATGAAAAAGTTAGCTGTATTTGTATCAGGTTCAGGTTCTAACCTTCAGGCCATCATTGACCAAATAAAAGTTGGGGAAATTCCTGCTACAATTTCCTGCGTTATATCCAACAAAAAAGATGCATATGCGCTTGAAAGAGCAAGAAAAAACAATATTCAGGGAATTTATATATCTAAAAAAGATTTTTCCTCTTCTTTGGAGTATGAAAAGTATCTTGTAAACTTTCTTAAAAGTCAAAAAATTGATTTTGTCATTTTAGCAGGTTTCCTTTATATATTCTCCGAATATTTTGTAGAAGAGTTCAAAAACAGAATTATAAACATTCATCCTTCCTTGCTTCCGGCATTTGGTGGAAAAGGTATGTACGGTATAAACGTGCATAGAAGCGTGTTAGAGTATGGAATGAAGGTAACAGGTGCAACAGTTCACTTTGTTGATGTAGTACCAGACGGTGGACCAATAATATTGCAAAAAGCTATATATGTAAAAGATGATGATACTCCTGAAACCCTCCAAAAGAGGGTACTTGAGGAGGTTGAATGGAAGATATATCCTTTAGCTATAAAGCTTCTTTGTGAAGATAAAATAGAAGTTGTAGGTAGGAAAGTTATTATAAAGGACAAGGAAATCTTAAAAAAGGTGGGAATTGAAATATGA
- the purD gene encoding phosphoribosylamine--glycine ligase has protein sequence MRVLIIGNGGREHAIAWKIYNEGYKELFCVPGNAGISEIAECTDIKVNEFEKIKDFCLEKKIDFVIVGPDNPLADGIVDYLESFGVKTFGPTKDAAMIESSKAFAKDLMKKYGIKTARYEVFTNYEDAYKFVNQTSKYPIVIKADGLALGKGVIIAKTKQDAIEALNLIMKERVFGTAGNRIVIEDYLVGEEVSVFVVSDGKDIVPLTTARDHKKAFDGDEGPNTGGMGAFSPSKLVNKAIFENILEDIMLRAVYGMRKEGRTFKGVLYGGLILTEEGPKVLEFNARFGDPEAQTILPLMNSELMEIMVKAREGNLKGIEAKFNQDYSLCVVLASKGYPDKYETGFEISGLENLDEKTIIFHANTKKENGKVKTAGGRVLNVVRIEKTLKEAKEKVYEEIKKIYFENIFYRNDIGDKEIE, from the coding sequence ATGAGAGTGTTAATTATTGGGAATGGTGGGCGTGAGCATGCAATTGCATGGAAAATATACAATGAAGGTTACAAAGAGTTGTTCTGTGTTCCGGGCAATGCAGGAATAAGTGAAATAGCTGAATGCACTGATATTAAAGTAAATGAGTTTGAAAAGATAAAAGATTTTTGTTTAGAAAAAAAAATAGATTTTGTGATTGTTGGTCCTGACAATCCACTGGCTGACGGGATTGTTGACTATCTTGAGTCCTTTGGTGTAAAGACTTTTGGACCTACAAAAGATGCTGCAATGATAGAAAGCAGTAAAGCTTTTGCAAAGGATTTGATGAAGAAATATGGAATTAAAACTGCAAGATATGAGGTGTTTACCAACTATGAAGATGCATACAAGTTTGTAAATCAAACATCTAAGTATCCAATTGTGATAAAAGCAGATGGGCTTGCTTTGGGTAAAGGTGTTATTATTGCAAAAACTAAGCAAGATGCTATAGAAGCTTTGAATCTCATTATGAAAGAAAGAGTTTTTGGAACTGCAGGCAACAGGATAGTTATTGAAGATTATCTTGTGGGCGAAGAAGTTTCAGTATTTGTTGTTTCTGACGGAAAAGATATTGTTCCTCTCACAACAGCAAGAGATCATAAAAAGGCATTTGATGGTGATGAAGGTCCAAATACAGGTGGGATGGGGGCTTTTTCACCATCTAAACTTGTCAATAAAGCTATTTTTGAAAATATATTAGAAGACATAATGTTAAGAGCAGTATATGGTATGCGAAAGGAAGGACGAACTTTCAAGGGAGTATTGTATGGAGGACTTATTTTAACAGAAGAGGGGCCAAAGGTTTTAGAGTTTAATGCACGTTTTGGGGACCCAGAAGCCCAGACAATTTTGCCACTTATGAATAGTGAGCTTATGGAGATAATGGTTAAGGCAAGGGAAGGAAATTTGAAAGGTATTGAGGCAAAGTTTAACCAGGATTATTCTCTATGTGTGGTGCTTGCTTCAAAAGGTTATCCTGACAAATATGAAACTGGGTTTGAAATAAGTGGATTAGAAAACCTTGATGAAAAGACAATAATATTTCATGCAAATACAAAGAAAGAAAATGGCAAGGTAAAAACAGCTGGTGGAAGGGTGTTGAATGTAGTAAGAATAGAAAAAACTTTAAAAGAGGCAAAAGAAAAAGTATATGAAGAGATAAAAAAGATTTATTTTGAGAATATATTTTACAGAAATGATATTGGAGATAAAGAGATTGAGTGA